In Bdellovibrio sp. ArHS, the following are encoded in one genomic region:
- the orn gene encoding oligoribonuclease, producing MTKLFWLDMEMTGLDVEKEVIIEVAAIVTDLNFKELETFETVVKQPQKYLDSMDAWNTEHHKKSGLTAKVPFGMDPDQVEAKLVDMVKKHFPDPKDRPILAGNSIMQDRLFIDKYMKDLAGRLHYRMVDVSSWKVIINNKFNYIYQKANKHRALDDIRESIQELRAYCDKMHFDK from the coding sequence ATGACAAAACTTTTTTGGCTCGATATGGAGATGACCGGTCTTGATGTCGAGAAAGAAGTGATCATCGAAGTTGCGGCAATCGTTACGGACCTCAACTTCAAAGAACTTGAAACTTTCGAAACTGTCGTTAAACAACCGCAAAAATATTTGGACAGCATGGATGCCTGGAATACCGAGCACCACAAGAAATCAGGTCTGACTGCCAAGGTTCCGTTCGGAATGGACCCGGATCAGGTCGAAGCTAAACTTGTCGACATGGTGAAAAAGCATTTTCCAGATCCGAAGGATCGCCCGATTCTTGCTGGAAACTCGATCATGCAGGATCGCTTGTTCATCGATAAGTATATGAAGGATCTTGCGGGACGCCTGCACTATCGCATGGTGGATGTGTCTTCGTGGAAAGTGATCATCAATAACAAGTTCAATTACATCTACCAAAAAGCGAACAAACACCGCGCCTTGGATGATATTCGCGAAAGCATTCAAGAGCTGCGCGCC